In Sphingobacterium sp. SRCM116780, the genomic stretch ACATTCTACATCAATCCAAGACACTTTTGGTTGTTGTTTATCTTTTCTATAATCCAAACAGATATACCAATGTCCGTCTCCATCTATTGGCACGAGTCCGTCAAGTTCAAAACTGACATATTCTTTTAGTTCTTCTCAATCAAAATCTGTTAAAGAGGGGAAGTAAGGGCCAATTCCCATTATTTGTTCATGAGGGGTTTCGGAAAGTTTATAACGAACATATCCACCGTTCTGAATTTTTAGTATATCGACCAATTCTTTTGGAAGTTTGTAGCCAATCTGCTTTTCCGCATTTGCTAAAATTTCATCTGTCAATTGAGGTTGTACGTAAGGTAAATAACTGGGTACTCTCCAAATATTTTTTTTGTGCTCTTCTTGTGTCATTTTGTTCGTTGTTCTAAATTTTCCTGTGTCTGTCTAAGATGATGCGTTGCGTGATAACTCATCAGGTAAAACATCTCTCTTATGGTCATAGGACCAAGCAAAGGACTGGGTATAACAAGTGTGTCAAGTTCTTCGTCTGTGTATTGACCTAACAATTGTTGAATAGTCTGTAAAACTTTCTGTATATCGTTTGTAATTATTACCTTTTGTTCAGCGCTAATCTGTTCAGGTAAAAACTGTTGTGCAGATTGACGACTTGTTTTAAAATAATTTTCAATGACCGTGTCATAGCTCCAAGTTGGGCGGTCTATTTTTCCAAATTTCTGTAAAATAAATTCCTTAGATGAAAGGATTTTAGGAAATGCCGATATGACTAAGTACACATGATGAAATTGCTGTCCGGCTGTCCACTTTCCATGATTGCTAGCGATAAAATGCTCGTCCGTCAATGAATTTACATAGGCAATCATTTCTTGATGATTGTTATAAAATGTTTCTATTAGTTCTTCTTTTGTCATAATGTTTTTTACTTTATTAATGCGATGTTGTTCTTACGGTTACTGCCAACTTTATGATAAGCAGCTATTAACTGTAATTATTCAGAGCACATCTATTTCTTTTTGTACATTCTGCTTTGCCTGCTTTTCAAACCTATTATAAAAAAAATCTGTTTTGAATATACTATCCATTTCCAAAAAATGATGCAATACTTTTTTGCGCCCTGTATGATAAACAAGGTCAGGATAAATGGCATATTCTTTTCTTACGTTCTTATAGTACAGGGTATACGCTTCCCAAGGCTGACCCAACACGGCAAGATCGGCATCTGTAAAATAATTGGTGTCACTGTCCGTTGATTTCAGGTGTGATTTGGTGGCTAAAATTTGCTTTTTGCAATGTTCAATAATGTTAGAAGAAACAGAAATTTCCTTCATTCGTTTTTCAGCAAGTTCAGCACTTTTTTCTTCATTGTCCGATTTTAGCGCATTGTATATGATGTCGTGGTAATAAAGGGTAAATAAAATAATATCCCAGTTTTGTATTTCTCCTTTTACTTCCGTCAATTGTGTTAATAAATTGTCCAGATGTTGTAAGGTGTGATAATGTCTTTTCTTGTCTGCATAGTTTTTTTCAATTTCAGTCCACAGTTCATGCTTCAGCTTGTCATTGTCTGTATAGTTGGTCAAAAGTCCGATGAATGTTTCTTTTAGCGCTGTCATCTTCTGCAATTGTATTTGTATCTTTTTAAATTTACAAAATAATCCCTTTCGTTCTAGTTATGGTTTTACGGTAAATACTATTTTTTTAAACGAACGGATATAACATCATTCTATTGTTTATGAAGTAAATCTGGATACCCAGAAGTATATTTGATTTTTCGTATCCTGATCCTATAAAGAAATTGCTAAAACCCTCTCAGATACTATTACGTACGACTGCATGCTTACTTTTGTTGTTTTCGAGTATTTATGTACATGCGCAATCCTCTGTACTTAATTTAACGATGGAGCACATGGATAAAAAAGCTTGTTATTGCTTATAATACTCCTCATCTTTTTTCCATTCATGACTGCCCTGTTTTTTAAATAGATGTGCATTGCATATAAAATCATTTACAATTCGTGTTTGAAAAAATGAAGCATACAGGCATCAGGTTTTAAAACGTATAGATTGTTTTAGCCTATAGTCTTACCATCTCGTTGGGATTCCTTACGAATCGTAAACGAAACTTATCGAATTGTAAACGGTTTCACATTTTGGGGACGAATGTTTTTATATTTGAAAGGAGAAAAATCCGAACCATTTAACACCTTTTTAATGCTACTAACCAATATAAATTAGACCTGAATGGTACACGGCTATTATACTAAATTAATACGAACGAAAAGGCTGCAACAAGCCTTGACCTGTCCACATTGTGGCTCGATGCACGATATGCAATTGGAAGTTTTTTGCACGGTGAATCATATCATCTTTATACCTTTTTTTTCTGACAAAAAAACAGCCAGCATAGGATGTGCCAAATGCGGAAGTCATTATAATCCCACTGCATTTGCACCCTACACACAGGAAGCACTAGATTTTGCAAGGCAAGCTAAAATGCGTTGGTATCATTTTACAGGACTGGCTTTGTTGTTGATTTTTGCAACTTCTGTAGGCACGCTTATATTTATGGGCAGTAGCGAAAACAAAAATATAATAGCAACAAATTTTGAAAATTTGAAACCCAACTGTGCCATTTATTACAGCAAAGCAAAAGATGTCAATACCAGTATGTTGGTAAGCCGGATCGTGGGCGATACCGTATTTGTGCATGAAAATAAACGCAGCACAAATCGCAATGCTTACTATGTGGATGATAGCGATAATTATTACAAAGAAGAAACTTATTTTTTAAAATCAGAACTGAAACAATGGTTGGAAGATAGAAAAATAACCGACGTTTCTGAACCGCAAACCTATGGCGAATGATATTTAGAATAGCAGACCGAAAAAAATTATTACTAACCGTCCTGCCATTACTGGGCATATTGACTTTTGTAATAATCCGATATATAGACCTGGATTGGATTACAAGCAGTGGCATCCTTACAAAAACATTTGGTATTGTATTGCTAATCATTTGCTTAAGTGTAATTGTATTTTTTAGTAAAAAATATGGGGTAGATTATGAATTTAAAATCGATAAAGGACAGCTATACATTACCAAAAACAAAGCACATTATAGGAGTATGCCCATTGCCCAATTGGTGATGCTTAAAGTATTTGAGAACAACGACCAGTATTTTATAAAGTTGTTTGATGCCAATGGGAAAAAAATTTTTGCTTTCAACAATGTCTTTACCAAAATACCCTTGGCAGATGTGATTTCCTTTTTTGAAACGCATATACCGTTATTACCTTGCAACGAAGAATACGCAAAATTGGGTGGTAAAAAAATAGATTACATCAACAAAAAATATATGAAATGAACGCAGTAGAACAAATTAATGCTTCGCAAAAAGCGAAAATAAGAAAATGGATATTGATAGCAATATTGGCGTTTGTGCTGCTGATGGGCGGTATGATATTACCTTTCTTTATCAATCCCAAAGCATTTTACGATATAAAGGATGGCAAGGTTTATTTTGGCAACAAAGAGCTAACACACATGAATGCC encodes the following:
- a CDS encoding zinc ribbon domain-containing protein gives rise to the protein MVHGYYTKLIRTKRLQQALTCPHCGSMHDMQLEVFCTVNHIIFIPFFSDKKTASIGCAKCGSHYNPTAFAPYTQEALDFARQAKMRWYHFTGLALLLIFATSVGTLIFMGSSENKNIIATNFENLKPNCAIYYSKAKDVNTSMLVSRIVGDTVFVHENKRSTNRNAYYVDDSDNYYKEETYFLKSELKQWLEDRKITDVSEPQTYGE
- a CDS encoding DinB family protein, with translation MTKEELIETFYNNHQEMIAYVNSLTDEHFIASNHGKWTAGQQFHHVYLVISAFPKILSSKEFILQKFGKIDRPTWSYDTVIENYFKTSRQSAQQFLPEQISAEQKVIITNDIQKVLQTIQQLLGQYTDEELDTLVIPSPLLGPMTIREMFYLMSYHATHHLRQTQENLEQRTK